A region from the Chelmon rostratus isolate fCheRos1 chromosome 6, fCheRos1.pri, whole genome shotgun sequence genome encodes:
- the unc45a gene encoding protein unc-45 homolog A, whose protein sequence is MSLSETEKDSATLKEEGNTLFKAGDMQGAVCCYTKALKLSDKQTERAVLYRNRSACYLKLEEYNKAEADASKALDSDPGDVKARFRRAQAFQKLGRLDQAFLDTQRCAQLEPKNKAFQDLLRQLGAQIQQKSVQLNSTDARVQQMFSLLLDGSAKDSDRQKAAQNLVVLSREDAGAEQIFRNDGVKLTQKLLHSKQEDVVLSALRTLVGMCTGHQSRTMAIVNELGMEQLCAVMGSGASTVSLAACHLLQVMFEALTEGMKREIRGKDEAILPEPSKELRSMLRHLLEMMPASNVSGPGRDSAINLLVKQVPRKSLKNPDNSLTLWVIDQGLKKILEVAGTVPELSEGPPLTDNSHMSCSVLLSKLYDDLKSDKERENFNKLCEEYVQQHFSRSGLDAKLRAIQTVSVLLQGPSDVGNRTLEMSGMIDAVISLCASEDVTHQQVAVEALIHAAGKAKRASFITANGVALLKDLYKKSENDRIRVRALVGLCKLGSAGGTDFSMKQFAEGSTLKLSKQCRKWLCNESLPPASRRWSVEGLAYLTFDADVKEDLVEDKNALLAMCQLAKSEDKTVLFAVGSTLVNCTNSYDVEKPDPQMVELAKYAKQHVPEEHPKDAPSYVEKRLVKLLEAGVVSALVCMVKQESPALTQSCRESIARVFLALVERQEDRGTVVAQGGGKALIPLASDNTDVGKIKAAQALAKITITSNPQIAFPGERIYETVRPLVSLLSLECTLLQNFEALMALTNLAGISERLRQKIIKEKAVPKIEGYMFEEHDLVRASATECMCNLVLSAEVQKLYLATGNDRLKLLVLYSGEEDERLRKAAAGTLAMLTAEQPELCARIPGTTTHWLEIVQALLLSEISDLRHRGVVVVQNMMQAEKSLAETLMESEALEILSVLAKGGEGTPEAVSMVAQNCLDKAVEYGIIKTREGREKGKGTEP, encoded by the exons ATGAGCCTGAGCGAAACAGAAAAG GACTCTGCAACcctgaaggaggaggggaacaCCCTTTTCAAGGCAGGAGATATGCAGGGCGCTGTGTGCTGTTACACCAAAGCATTAAAGCTGAGTGACAAGCAAACAGAGAGGGCTGTTCTGTACCGCAACCGCTCTGCCTGCTACCTGAAACTCGAGGAGTACAACAAGGCAGAGGCTGATGCCTCCAAAG CTCTTGATAGTGACCCGGGTGACGTGAAAGCCAGGTTCCGCAGAGCTCAGGCTTTCCAGAAACTGGGCCGGCTTGACCAGGCCTTTCTGGACACTCAGAGGTGTGCCCAGCTGGAGCCCAAAAACAAAGCCTTCCAGGATCTGCTCAGACAGTTGGGAGCACAGATCCAGCAGAag TCAGTGCAACTGAACTCCACAGATGCTCGTGTGCAGCAAATGTTCTCCCTCCTCTTGGATGGATCTGCAAAAGACTCAGATCGACAAAAG GCTGCTCAGAATCTAGTGGTATTATCTCGAGAAGATGCAGGAGCTGAGCAGATCTTCCGTAACGACGGCGTGAAGCTGACTCAGAAACTTCTTCACTCAAAGCAGGAGGATGTTGTCCTTTCTGCCCTGAGGACCCTGGTTGGGATGTGCACTGGGCATCAGTCCAGA ACTATGGCTATAGTGAATGAGTTGGGAATGGAGCAGCTGTGTGCAGTAATGGGATCAGGAGCCTCCACTGTGTCTCTGGCTGCCtgccacctgctgcaggtgatgtTTGAGGCTCTGACAGAGGGCATGAAAAGAGAGATCAGAGGGAAAGATGAAGCCATACTTCCTG AACCCTCCAAGGAGCTACGCTCAATGTTGCGCCACCTCTTGGAAATGATGCCAGCATCTAATGTGTCAGGGCCGGGCAGAGACAGCGCAATCAACCTCCTGGTCAAACAAGTTCCCCGCAAGTCCTTGAAAAACCCAGACAACTCCCTCACATTATGGGTGATAGACCAGG GACTAAAGAAAATCCTGGAGGTGGCCGGAACGGTCCCTGAGCTCTCAGAGGGACCACCTCTCACAGACAACTCGCACATGAGCTGCTCTGTCTTGCTTAGCAAACTTTACGATGACCTAAAGAGcgacaaagagagggagaactTCAACAAACTGTGTGAAGAATATGTACA GCAACACTTTAGCCGATCTGGCCTAGACGCCAAGCTGCGAGCCATCCAGACAGTATCAGTGCTCCTTCAAGGACCGAGTGACGTGGGTAACAGAACTCTGGAGATGTCAGGGATGATTGATGCAGTGATTTCACTGTGCGCCTCCGAAGACGTAACTCACCAGCAGGTAGCGGTGGAGGCTCTCATCCATGCTGCAGGCAAGGCCAAGAGAGCCTCTTTCATCACAGCCAACGGCGTGGCACTTCTGAAGGACCTCTACAAGAAGAGCGAGAATGACAGGATACGTGTGAGAGCCCTGGTG GGTTTGTGCAAGCTTGGATCAGCAGGAGGGACAGATTTCAGCATGAAGCAGTTTGCAGAGGGATCCACGCTTAAGCTCTCCAAGCAGTGCAGGAA GTGGCTGTGTAATGAGTCGCTGCCCCCAGCCTCCCGCCGGTGGTCTGTGGAAGGCCTCGCCTACCTCACCTTTGATGCTGATGTGAAGGAAGACTTAGTGGAAGATAAGAACGCTCTCCTGGCAATGTGTCAACTAGCAAAG TCTGAGGATAAGACGGTGCTCTTTGCTGTGGGCTCCACATTAGTAAATTGCACCAATAGCTATGACGTGGAGAAGCCAGACCCTCAGATGGTGGAGCTGGCCAAGTATGCAAAGCAGCATGTGCCTGAGGAACACCCCAAG GATGCACCCTCCTATGTGGAGAAAAGACtggtgaagctgctggaggctggTGTGGTGTCTGCATTGGTGTGTATGGTCAAACAGGAGAGTCCTGCCCTCACCCAGTCTTGCAGGGAGTCTATCGCCAG GGTCTTCTTGGCTTTGGTGGAACGACAGGAAGACAGAGGCACAGTGGTGGCACAGGGCGGAGGAAAG GCTTTGATCCCACTGGCATCTGACAACACAGATGTTGgtaaaatcaaagcagcacaaGCCCTGGCAAAAATAACCATCACATCAAACCCACAGATTGCCTTCCCAGGAGAAAGG ATCTATGAGACGGTGCGCCCCCTCGTCAGTCTTCTGAGTCTTGAATGCACCCTGCTTCAGAACTTCGAGGCGCTCATGGCTCTCACCAACCTGGCCGGCATCAGTGAGAGACTCAG ACAAAAGATCATAAAGGAGAAGGCGGTCCCAAAAATTGAAGGCTATATGTTTGAGGAGCACGACCTGGTCCGAGCTTCTGCCACAGAGTGCATGTGTAATTTGGTTTTAAGCGCAGAG GTGCAGAAGCTGTATCTGGCCACAGGGAATGATCGCCTGAAGCTGCTCGTGCTGTACAgcggagaggaggatgagaggctgcggaaagctgctgcaggaactCTAGCCATGCTTACCGCTGAGCAGCCTGAGCTCTGTGCCCGAATCCCTGGAACA ACGACCCACTGGCTAGAGATTGTTCAGGCGCTGTTGCTCAGTGAAATATCCGACCTGCGTCACCGCGGAGTGGTCGTAGTTCAGAACATGATGCAAGCGGAGAAGAGTCTGGCTGAGACGCTGATGGAGAGTGAAGCCCTGGAGATTCTGTCCGTCTTGGCGAAAGGAGGAGAGGGCACACCAGAAGCTGTTTCTATGGTCGCTCAGAACTGCCTGGACAAGGCCGTGGAGTACGGCATCATCAAGACcagggaagggagggaaaagggCAAAGGAACTGAACCTTGA
- the LOC121607857 gene encoding RCC1 domain-containing protein 1-like, with the protein MPWFGFGFNAFGQICVHEKLIKGECSDAVQEVKVISPTELARRDCCLKSDGQIRASWSRRASLHLDGDGCVCLAGFGAATEPCAVSMRESRGCKDAFISESYLTLAFPDRIESWDLQKEEKAPSWSMEIKTESSGLSMTLPLVPGGHITSKAPFYRSLSPQLKAKSLALGAEHAILLSASGAVYTWGLGSHGQLGHGGLTSEEEPRAVEALWGMPMSCIATGGWHSACISDGSDLYVWGWNESGQLGLPSRGLRKEQQQERRQQAGASCQDVDTFHAEEPQAGEKHAEVFISIQAFPALLDITPSCEIRTVSCGSRHTAAVTTTGDLYTWGWGDYGQLGHKTLISSDEPQRVEFFREQQMCVVDVACGAWNTFAAVKEEVASKTL; encoded by the exons ATGCCGTGGTTCGGGTTTGGTTTCAACGCATTTGGGCAGATATGTGTCCACGAGAAATTAATTAAAGGCGAGTGTAGCGACGCTGTCCAGGAAGTCAAAGTGATTAGCCCCACAGAGCTAGCAAGACGGGACTGCTGCTTGAAGAGTGACGGGCAAATTAGAGCAAGTTGGAGTCGAAGAGCGTCTTTGCATTTGGATG GTGACGGCTGTGTGTGCCTGGCTGGCTTCGGCGCAGCCACTGAGCCCTGTGCCGTTTCTATGAGAGAGAGCCGTGGCTGTAAAGATGCCTTCATCAGTGAATCCTACTTGACCCTCGCCTTCCCAGACAGGATTGAGTCCTGGGATCTGCAGAAGGAAGAGAAGGCTCCATCATGGagcatggaaataaaaacagagagctCAG GACTCTCCATGACTCTCCCTCTGGTCCCCGGGGGTCACATAACCTCGAAAGCACCCTTCTACCGTTCCTTATCACCACAACTGAAAGCCAAGAGTCTGGCACTGGGTGCAGAGCATGCCATCCTTCTCAGTGCCTCTGGAGCTGTGTACACCTGGGGACTGGGCAG CCATGGTCAGTTGGGGCACGGAGGACTCACCTCTGAGGAGGAGCCCAGGGCAGTGGAGGCACTCTGGGGGATGCCCATGAGCTGTATTGCTACAGGAGGCTGGCACTCTGCCTGCATTAGTG ACGGGAGTGACCTTTATGTGTGGGGCTGGAATGAAAGTGGCCAGCTTGGGCTTCCATCACGAGGTCTGaggaaagagcagcagcaggaacgtCGCCAACAAGCTg GAGCATCATGCCAAGATGTCGACACATTTCATGCTGAGGAGCCACAAGCGGGAGAGAAACATGCAGAGGTATTCATATCGATCCAGGCATTTCCGGCTCTGCTGGATATCACTCCATCATGTGAAATCAGGACTGTCAGCTGCGGCTCCCgccacacagctgcagtaacaA cCACAGGTGACCTCTACACTTGGGGCTGGG GTGACTATGGCCAACTTGGACACAAGACTTTAATCAGCTCAGATGAGCCCCAGCGTGTGGAGTTCTTCAGGGAGCAGCAGATGTGTGTGGTTGATGTAGCGTGCGGGGCGTGGAACACTTTTGCTGCTGTCAAGGAGGAAGTAGCTTCAAAAACACTATAG
- the LOC121607858 gene encoding calcium and integrin-binding protein 1-like, producing the protein MGATASQLGKDLLSEYQELTFLTKQEILLAHKRFSELLTRDEINLPNTRVPMEKILTLPELKSNPFRKRICHVFSTSDQKDGSLTFEDFLDLLSAFSDSATLEIKSHYAFRIFDFDDDGTLDCGDLEKLVNSLTGETDDTRLTTEEMKQLINNILEESDIDKDGTVNLSEFQHVISRSPDFVSSFKIVL; encoded by the exons ATGGGCGCCACGGCAAGTCAACTTGGGAAGGATTTGCTCTCAGAATACCAA GAACTGACATTcttgacaaaacaagaaattctCCT tgCTCATAAGAGATTCTCCGAACTGCTCACGAGAGACGAGATAAACCTTCCGAATACCAGAGTACCAATGGAGAAGATTCTGACTCTGCCAGAGCTCAAG TCCAACCCTTTCAGGAAAAGAATCTGCCATGTATTCTCAACCTCTGATCAGAAAGATGGAAGCCTCACATTTGAGGACTTCCTGGACCTCTTGAGTGCCTTCAGCGACTCCGCTACACTGGAAATCAAATCCCACTATGCCTTCCGTATTTTTG ACTTTGACGATGATGGAACTCTTGATTGTGGTGATCTGGAGAAGCTGGTTAACTCCCTGACCGGTGAGACGGATGACACAAGACTAACAACCGAAGAAATGAAACAGCTCATCAACAAT ATTCTCGAAGAGTCAGACATTGACAAGGATGGAACTGTGAACCTCTCAGAGTTTCAGCATGTCATCTCAAGGTCGCCAGATTTTGTCAG TTCTTTCAAGATTGTGCTGTGA